One genomic window of Conexivisphaerales archaeon includes the following:
- a CDS encoding sulfurtransferase TusA family protein, whose product MTTQNNPVKVLDTKGLLCPVPVLKTSAAIKEIQVGELLEVLATDPGSRPDLAAWARITGNELVSVEELNETPKVYRFLIRRLK is encoded by the coding sequence TTGACGACCCAAAACAACCCCGTTAAGGTTCTGGACACCAAGGGCCTGCTGTGTCCGGTCCCAGTCCTTAAGACAAGTGCAGCGATAAAGGAGATACAGGTAGGAGAACTGCTTGAAGTTCTTGCTACTGACCCGGGCTCAAGGCCTGACCTTGCTGCCTGGGCTAGGATAACAGGAAACGAGCTGGTATCTGTGGAAGAGCTGAATGAAACACCGAAGGTCTACAGATTTCTTATAAGAAGGTTGAAGTGA
- the sat gene encoding sulfate adenylyltransferase: MIEPYGGRLIENFATEKEAERLLAQSSEIPRIRPAEDHIYDAEKIGIGAYSPLEGFMGPDDYSSVINKNRLSNGLAWTMPIVLLVDEMQAKLAEQNDELLIDDLNGQPFAVLHVEQVFRLDRAEMAEKVYSTKDPLHPNVADLYSMGERAVAGKVKLLRRLSLSVTSLELSPRESRERFSNLGWKNVAAYQARNPPHLAHEYIQRITLERDDIDGLFIQPVVGKLKKGDYRPEVIMKAYQIFVEKYYPKDRVLLGSLSISMRYAGPKAVLFYAIVRRNYGCSHYIVGRDQAGVGSYYDPYAGHRIFDEYDVGVVPLKYNETFYCRICSTMVSSKVCPHPEDNHVSTSQTKIRKLISEGKPIPSEIIRPEVAEVLSAKDVILT; the protein is encoded by the coding sequence ATGATAGAGCCTTATGGTGGAAGGCTTATCGAAAATTTTGCAACTGAGAAGGAAGCTGAGAGGCTGCTGGCTCAATCGAGTGAAATACCAAGAATAAGACCTGCAGAGGACCATATTTACGATGCTGAAAAGATAGGAATCGGCGCTTACAGTCCTCTCGAAGGGTTCATGGGGCCCGACGATTACAGCAGCGTGATAAACAAGAACAGACTGAGCAACGGCCTGGCCTGGACCATGCCGATAGTCCTTCTTGTCGATGAAATGCAGGCAAAGTTAGCTGAACAGAACGATGAACTTCTGATCGATGACCTGAACGGTCAGCCCTTTGCAGTTCTGCATGTGGAACAGGTATTTAGATTGGACAGAGCGGAGATGGCGGAAAAGGTCTACAGCACAAAGGACCCGCTCCACCCCAACGTTGCTGACCTGTACTCGATGGGTGAGCGTGCTGTGGCAGGGAAAGTGAAGCTGCTAAGAAGGTTATCGCTTTCCGTAACTAGTCTAGAGTTGTCACCGAGGGAGAGCAGGGAGAGGTTTTCAAACCTGGGATGGAAGAATGTGGCAGCATATCAGGCGAGAAATCCTCCACACCTTGCACACGAATACATACAGAGAATAACTCTTGAAAGAGACGACATAGATGGCCTCTTTATCCAGCCGGTTGTTGGGAAGCTGAAGAAGGGAGACTACAGGCCTGAAGTGATTATGAAGGCATACCAAATCTTCGTCGAAAAATACTATCCCAAAGACAGGGTTCTCCTCGGTTCACTCTCTATAAGCATGAGGTACGCAGGTCCAAAGGCTGTGCTCTTTTATGCCATAGTCAGAAGAAATTATGGCTGTTCTCACTATATAGTAGGCAGGGACCAGGCAGGAGTCGGAAGCTACTATGACCCTTATGCTGGGCACAGAATTTTCGACGAGTACGATGTTGGTGTTGTGCCCCTCAAGTATAACGAGACCTTTTACTGCAGAATCTGCTCAACAATGGTCTCTTCGAAGGTCTGTCCTCACCCAGAGGATAACCATGTCAGCACAAGTCAGACGAAGATAAGGAAGCTGATAAGTGAAGGGAAGCCAATACCTAGCGAAATAATCAGACCTGAGGTTGCAGAAGTGCTATCTGCGAAGGACGTAATTTTAACCTAG
- a CDS encoding DsrE/DsrF/DrsH-like family protein — protein sequence MQSTGQKNRLIMVASRGTADGLYPALILATTAAAQNMPVDIYFTFGGMKLLTKGVAESIKPSVDLGLSKEELNSLLTKGGMPSLLDMLRAAKQAGVKIHACSPTMALFGMTEKDLTAELCDDVIGASTFLELARDPNAVTLFI from the coding sequence ATGCAATCAACAGGCCAAAAGAATAGACTTATTATGGTTGCAAGCAGAGGAACTGCTGACGGTCTCTACCCTGCACTTATACTAGCCACCACTGCAGCAGCTCAGAATATGCCAGTAGATATCTACTTTACATTCGGAGGAATGAAGTTGCTCACAAAGGGGGTTGCGGAGAGCATAAAACCATCAGTTGACCTTGGTCTTTCGAAGGAAGAGCTGAACTCGCTTCTGACCAAGGGTGGTATGCCAAGCCTACTTGACATGCTGAGAGCAGCAAAGCAGGCAGGTGTTAAGATACACGCCTGCTCGCCAACGATGGCTCTCTTCGGAATGACTGAAAAGGACTTGACAGCTGAGCTGTGCGATGATGTTATAGGTGCATCAACCTTCCTGGAGCTTGCTAGAGACCCTAACGCTGTTACTCTCTTCATCTAG
- a CDS encoding 4Fe-4S dicluster domain-containing protein, which translates to MSLSKKVSRMLQRLNEDGWHYGGLPGLQWEAENARQADRRLIREIADELRSDVRFEEFYHACINCGNCTSKCPPFRLVDFEPRIVVQKVMHSKDEPELLYQMMDQYIWSCFQCYSCWEVCPAHNNPGGLVAILKEIAVRHGLNSAKKALEPYSKIVYKIMTTGTQITPDMHTSIALFRDWGPHKAELAKNIRAERAAVPVETMAGVMDKSWRVDDETMKELMFIEKEAGVFDSVEKTLKDVTEMVKDTAKEAGVE; encoded by the coding sequence TTGAGTCTGTCGAAGAAAGTGAGCAGGATGCTGCAGAGGCTGAACGAAGACGGATGGCACTATGGTGGACTGCCAGGACTGCAATGGGAAGCAGAGAATGCAAGACAAGCTGACAGGCGATTGATAAGGGAGATAGCTGATGAGCTGAGAAGCGATGTAAGGTTTGAGGAGTTTTACCATGCATGCATAAACTGCGGAAACTGCACATCGAAATGCCCACCTTTCAGGCTTGTTGACTTTGAACCGAGAATTGTGGTGCAGAAGGTGATGCACAGTAAAGATGAGCCTGAACTTCTTTACCAGATGATGGACCAGTACATCTGGTCCTGCTTTCAGTGCTATTCCTGCTGGGAGGTCTGTCCTGCACACAACAACCCAGGCGGGCTTGTAGCGATTCTGAAGGAGATAGCTGTAAGGCATGGGCTGAATTCTGCCAAGAAAGCTCTTGAACCGTACAGCAAGATAGTGTACAAGATAATGACTACAGGAACTCAGATAACACCAGACATGCATACATCTATTGCTCTGTTCAGGGACTGGGGACCTCACAAGGCAGAGCTGGCCAAGAACATAAGGGCAGAAAGGGCTGCTGTACCTGTAGAAACTATGGCAGGCGTGATGGATAAGTCCTGGAGGGTTGACGATGAGACTATGAAAGAGCTGATGTTCATAGAGAAAGAGGCAGGAGTATTTGATTCTGTTGAAAAGACGCTGAAGGATGTAACGGAGATGGTAAAGGATACTGCTAAGGAGGCTGGTGTAGAGTAA
- the aprB gene encoding adenylyl-sulfate reductase subunit beta, translating to MPTFVDISICDGCGKCVEICPSDIMHIDRKLRRAYNIEPDYCWECYSCVKACPQHAIDMRGYADFCPLGHALTVLREPEKGKVSWQVKYRNGSVKNFTFPIRTTPFGSIKPPDTFPLREAELNTQLLSHEPEYLKLPPKEQVVQK from the coding sequence TTGCCAACGTTTGTCGATATAAGCATCTGTGATGGTTGCGGTAAATGCGTCGAGATCTGCCCGAGTGACATAATGCACATAGACAGGAAGCTCAGAAGAGCTTACAACATAGAGCCAGACTACTGCTGGGAATGCTACTCATGCGTCAAAGCCTGTCCTCAGCATGCGATTGATATGAGGGGTTACGCAGATTTCTGCCCTCTTGGTCATGCACTCACAGTGCTGAGAGAACCTGAGAAGGGAAAGGTCTCCTGGCAGGTTAAGTACAGAAACGGCAGCGTCAAGAATTTCACCTTCCCGATAAGGACAACGCCTTTTGGTTCAATAAAGCCTCCAGATACCTTTCCTCTCAGAGAAGCCGAGCTGAACACCCAGCTTCTTTCTCATGAACCAGAGTATCTCAAGCTTCCTCCTAAGGAGCAGGTGGTACAGAAATGA
- a CDS encoding DsrE family protein, with the protein MEQKKRFLFVVSTGASEPKKAFTPFYYAAASASMGYETYMFFLAEGPSLLKKGVADNLRTTEGGEPLKKVIDLAMRNGAKLLCCSTSAKVIWDMHEGDLPEGVDFAGAVTLIEMASDPQTAVLYF; encoded by the coding sequence ATGGAGCAAAAGAAGAGGTTTCTTTTTGTTGTTAGCACAGGTGCTTCGGAACCGAAGAAGGCATTCACCCCTTTTTACTACGCAGCTGCCAGCGCATCCATGGGGTATGAAACCTACATGTTCTTTCTGGCAGAGGGGCCATCACTCCTGAAAAAGGGTGTAGCAGATAACCTGAGGACAACAGAGGGTGGTGAACCGTTGAAGAAGGTCATCGACCTTGCAATGAGGAACGGAGCAAAGCTGCTGTGCTGCAGCACTTCGGCGAAGGTGATATGGGACATGCACGAAGGGGACCTGCCTGAAGGTGTTGACTTTGCAGGAGCAGTCACGCTGATAGAGATGGCATCAGACCCTCAAACCGCTGTGCTTTACTTTTAG
- a CDS encoding biotin/lipoate A/B protein ligase family protein — protein MGEDAPSSTGKILKVILSQSKDPQLNLLTEKTTFFDVENGNSPETLYFWVNDECLVAGQIRSPKYGWYDEKLAEEMKIPVYRRLTGGGVVYHDKGNLNWSLFLKTNGRFRSPEKIFQQGSRFMIEALVHLGLRAYFAPPNRIEVDGKKVSGLAARSGLRCLLVHGTLLLNSNLKTLNSLCIPPPASPEVANLETWMPGITFQQVIDSVIFIMKKEGYFIIT, from the coding sequence ATGGGAGAAGATGCACCCTCCTCTACCGGCAAGATACTGAAGGTCATACTATCCCAGTCAAAAGACCCGCAGCTCAACCTGCTTACAGAGAAGACGACCTTCTTCGATGTGGAAAACGGAAACTCTCCAGAAACTCTGTACTTCTGGGTGAATGACGAATGCCTTGTAGCAGGACAGATAAGGAGTCCTAAATATGGTTGGTACGATGAGAAGCTTGCTGAGGAGATGAAGATTCCAGTCTACAGGAGGCTTACTGGAGGAGGGGTTGTCTATCATGATAAAGGAAACCTGAACTGGAGCCTCTTCCTGAAGACGAACGGACGGTTCAGGTCCCCTGAAAAGATCTTTCAGCAGGGTTCGAGGTTCATGATAGAAGCACTTGTTCATCTCGGTCTAAGAGCTTACTTCGCCCCACCCAACAGAATAGAGGTTGATGGCAAGAAGGTTTCAGGCTTGGCAGCAAGGTCCGGCTTAAGATGTCTTCTGGTCCACGGTACGCTTCTGCTGAACAGTAACCTGAAGACGCTGAACAGCCTTTGTATCCCTCCACCCGCCTCTCCAGAAGTTGCGAACTTGGAAACCTGGATGCCAGGTATTACCTTCCAGCAAGTCATTGACTCCGTGATTTTCATCATGAAGAAGGAAGGCTACTTCATAATTACATAA
- a CDS encoding metalloregulator ArsR/SmtB family transcription factor, whose amino-acid sequence MKAYEMHAEFCKIFSHPLRLALLDVFREGGKTVSQLQRQLHTSQSTISQHLAMLRRLGIVKTRKEGRLVYYSIADERILKAYDLVDQIVRERRIAEARILQSTR is encoded by the coding sequence ATGAAGGCATACGAGATGCACGCTGAATTCTGCAAGATATTCTCCCATCCTCTGAGGTTAGCCTTGCTAGATGTCTTCAGAGAAGGGGGAAAGACTGTATCGCAGCTCCAGAGGCAGCTTCATACCAGCCAATCAACCATCTCTCAACACCTAGCTATGCTCAGAAGGCTGGGTATAGTCAAGACAAGGAAGGAGGGCAGGCTGGTGTATTACAGCATAGCAGATGAAAGAATTCTGAAGGCCTATGACCTTGTTGACCAGATAGTTAGAGAGAGAAGGATAGCAGAGGCAAGGATACTTCAGTCAACCAGATAG
- the aprA gene encoding adenylyl-sulfate reductase subunit alpha: MSVRTSTSTRFVDSDLLIIGGGMAGCGAAYEARYWGRKLKIVVVEKANIERSGAVAMGLSAINCYMGMRWNENTPEDFVRYTRSDLMGLVREDLVLDIARHVDSTVHLFEEWGLPIIYDEKTGRYKREGRWQILIHGESYKPIVAEAAQKSASEVYNRIMVTHLLTDASNRNRISGAAGFSVRDGTFYVFRAKAVIVSAGGATHVYRPKSVGEGAGRTWYAPWSTGSAYALLIRVGATMTQMENRLVVTRFKDGYGPVGAWFLALKAVAKNAYGEEYEKKYVDEQRELYGSYVDAKPFPTCLRNDSMLREMKAGRGPIYIHTEQVLDTREKEELGWEDFLDMTMSQSIVWASQNIDPKVTPSELQTSEPYIMGSHATCSGAWASGPEDISPEQYRWGYNRMTTVEGLFGAGDTIGGSAHKFSSGSFTEGRLAAKAAVRYIMEHSEYRPDIDRQQVDTIKQEVFKPLENYEVGKNKIVAGTVSPLYIYPNQGVVRLEKIMDEYAGGWSTMYITNEFMLNRALELLNFLKEDLSSLAAQDLHQLQRAWELHHRVWTAEAVVRHTLFRKETRWPGYYYRADYPKLDDENWHVFVNSRYDPVKGTWTLSTAPVIHIVK, from the coding sequence ATGAGTGTGCGTACATCAACCTCTACAAGGTTTGTCGATAGCGACTTGCTGATAATAGGAGGAGGGATGGCAGGCTGTGGTGCTGCCTACGAAGCTAGGTACTGGGGGAGGAAGCTGAAGATAGTTGTTGTCGAGAAGGCAAACATTGAGAGGAGTGGGGCGGTTGCGATGGGCCTATCAGCCATAAACTGCTACATGGGGATGAGGTGGAACGAAAATACACCAGAAGATTTTGTCAGATATACCAGAAGCGACCTGATGGGATTAGTCAGGGAAGACCTAGTTCTTGACATTGCAAGACATGTCGATTCTACAGTTCATCTCTTTGAGGAATGGGGTCTGCCTATAATTTACGACGAGAAGACGGGCAGGTACAAGAGAGAGGGAAGATGGCAGATACTGATACACGGCGAATCATATAAGCCCATAGTTGCGGAGGCAGCCCAGAAGTCTGCATCAGAAGTTTACAACAGGATAATGGTGACTCATCTTCTAACAGATGCTTCGAACAGAAACAGAATTTCTGGAGCAGCCGGGTTCAGTGTAAGAGATGGAACTTTTTACGTCTTCAGGGCAAAAGCTGTGATCGTCTCTGCTGGAGGAGCAACTCATGTCTACAGGCCGAAATCTGTTGGCGAAGGTGCAGGGAGGACATGGTATGCTCCATGGAGCACTGGCTCAGCCTATGCACTCCTGATAAGGGTAGGGGCAACGATGACCCAGATGGAGAACAGGCTGGTTGTGACAAGGTTCAAGGATGGATACGGTCCAGTTGGGGCTTGGTTCTTAGCTCTGAAGGCAGTTGCGAAGAACGCCTATGGAGAGGAATACGAGAAGAAGTATGTCGATGAACAGAGAGAGCTGTACGGAAGCTATGTCGATGCCAAGCCTTTTCCTACATGTCTGAGAAACGATTCAATGCTGAGAGAGATGAAGGCTGGTAGGGGTCCAATCTACATCCATACTGAACAGGTTCTCGATACGCGAGAGAAGGAGGAGCTGGGCTGGGAAGACTTTCTTGACATGACTATGAGTCAGTCGATAGTCTGGGCCTCACAGAACATAGACCCAAAGGTGACACCTTCAGAGCTCCAGACATCAGAGCCATACATAATGGGCTCCCATGCTACCTGTTCAGGCGCTTGGGCAAGCGGGCCAGAAGATATCTCTCCAGAGCAGTACAGATGGGGTTACAACAGAATGACTACAGTTGAAGGACTGTTCGGGGCTGGAGACACGATTGGCGGCTCGGCTCACAAGTTCTCATCCGGTTCTTTCACCGAGGGCAGGCTGGCTGCCAAAGCTGCTGTTAGATACATAATGGAGCATTCAGAATACAGGCCTGACATTGATAGGCAGCAGGTTGATACGATCAAACAGGAGGTCTTCAAGCCGCTCGAGAACTACGAAGTCGGGAAGAACAAGATAGTTGCAGGAACAGTCTCTCCTCTTTACATCTACCCGAACCAGGGTGTGGTGAGGCTTGAGAAGATAATGGACGAATATGCTGGAGGGTGGAGCACGATGTACATAACTAACGAGTTCATGCTGAACAGAGCCCTCGAGCTCCTGAACTTTCTTAAGGAAGACCTGTCAAGCCTTGCAGCTCAGGACCTTCACCAGCTGCAGAGAGCTTGGGAACTTCATCATAGGGTCTGGACTGCCGAAGCTGTAGTAAGGCATACACTTTTCAGGAAGGAGACAAGGTGGCCAGGCTACTATTACAGAGCAGACTATCCGAAGCTGGATGATGAGAACTGGCATGTGTTTGTCAATTCGAGGTATGACCCTGTTAAAGGCACTTGGACTCTCTCCACAGCCCCCGTAATTCACATAGTGAAATAG
- a CDS encoding heterodisulfide reductase-related iron-sulfur binding cluster has translation MASDSSVIELGKGEQVEMSREDVQLFERLSSERRARLAMGTTEDYLRMLEKMRELEKKGEIIVHHVEEDYKPKVVKTLSNRQKKIPTEETWQHKSCGQCGHIPGYISALYWIMSELSVPFVDDTNQTSCTAWNYYGSGTSNSVALSAVFLRNMHVAWEKNAYPLIHCGTSYGDYKECRFLVVMSEEIRLKVKSILNKIGRDIVIPEELVHYSEWLHVMRERIAERQKLDYSQVKAAVHPACHTYKLMAEDYTYDENILGGTRPAPTSSIILALGAKLVDYSTWYDCCGFGFRHILTEREIARSFAYFRKIRPVVRETGADVLLTHDTGCVTTLDKSQIVAMAHGYKETIPVISDSQFAALAMGAHPFKVCQLQWHLADWKPFLSKIGIDWQEAEKEYKEYIESIKKGAKPSFIRSAPRRLQPRVNVKFSKVGE, from the coding sequence ATGGCTTCTGATAGCTCGGTAATAGAGCTTGGTAAGGGAGAGCAGGTTGAGATGAGCAGAGAAGATGTCCAGCTGTTTGAAAGACTATCATCGGAGAGAAGGGCAAGGCTAGCAATGGGGACAACCGAAGATTACCTCAGAATGCTCGAAAAGATGAGGGAGCTTGAGAAGAAGGGCGAGATAATAGTGCATCACGTAGAGGAGGACTACAAGCCCAAAGTTGTCAAAACTCTCAGCAACAGGCAGAAGAAGATACCCACAGAAGAAACCTGGCAGCATAAATCATGCGGCCAGTGCGGCCACATACCAGGCTACATATCAGCATTATACTGGATAATGTCAGAGCTCTCCGTACCTTTTGTCGATGATACAAACCAGACATCATGTACAGCCTGGAACTATTATGGCTCGGGCACCTCTAACTCTGTTGCTCTGTCTGCAGTTTTCCTGAGGAACATGCACGTCGCCTGGGAGAAGAACGCCTATCCCCTCATTCACTGCGGAACAAGCTATGGGGATTACAAGGAGTGCAGGTTTCTGGTGGTGATGAGTGAAGAGATCAGGCTAAAAGTGAAGTCAATACTCAACAAGATAGGCAGGGATATAGTCATACCTGAAGAGCTTGTTCACTACAGTGAATGGCTGCACGTAATGAGGGAAAGGATAGCTGAAAGGCAGAAGCTTGATTATTCTCAGGTGAAAGCTGCTGTGCATCCTGCCTGTCATACATACAAGCTGATGGCCGAAGACTATACGTATGATGAAAACATACTTGGTGGTACAAGGCCAGCACCTACATCCAGCATAATCCTTGCGCTCGGTGCCAAGCTGGTAGACTATAGTACTTGGTATGATTGCTGCGGTTTCGGCTTCAGACATATACTGACAGAAAGAGAGATTGCCAGGTCTTTTGCATACTTCAGGAAGATCAGGCCTGTTGTGAGAGAAACAGGGGCAGATGTCTTGCTGACACACGATACAGGCTGCGTGACAACCCTCGACAAGAGCCAGATTGTAGCTATGGCTCATGGCTACAAGGAGACCATTCCAGTCATCTCAGACAGTCAATTTGCAGCTCTGGCCATGGGTGCTCATCCCTTCAAGGTCTGCCAGCTTCAGTGGCATCTAGCAGACTGGAAGCCTTTCCTCAGCAAGATTGGGATAGATTGGCAGGAGGCTGAGAAGGAGTACAAAGAATACATAGAATCCATAAAGAAGGGGGCGAAGCCTTCGTTCATCCGGTCTGCACCCAGGAGACTGCAGCCCAGGGTTAATGTGAAGTTTTCCAAGGTGGGAGAATGA